The following coding sequences lie in one Lolium perenne isolate Kyuss_39 chromosome 2, Kyuss_2.0, whole genome shotgun sequence genomic window:
- the LOC127328571 gene encoding F-box/kelch-repeat protein At3g06240-like has translation MYGMKKQKKPQPTELPEELVLEILIRLPVKSLRRFKCVSKAWRTEISDPSFIRSHLQFSASRWEQNPTLLITPHTLDSVDQGENWPKTFSSNIRFYQWQQGASKTRLVHGRDFDGEFSSVCLFAHCDGLVFLPTDTMVYLFNPATRDVLTLPDSSLDATYGDVNLHVGFGRDPRTGMYKVVRSFFRSITGIYDMGMEVCTVGGSPALVGQRLFDAGGDTLRTCTIKDA, from the coding sequence ATGTACGGcatgaagaagcagaagaagccgCAGCCTACGGAGCTGCCGGAGGAGCTTGTCTTGGAGATCCTGATACGACTGCCGGTGAAGTCTCTCCGGCGCTTCAAGTGCGTCAGCAAGGCCTGGCGCACCGAGATATCTGACCCCTCCTTCATCCGCTCGCACCTCCAATTCTCCGCCTCCAGATGGGAGCAGAACCCAACCTTGCTCATCACCCCGCACACGCTCGATAGCGTCGATCAAGGCGAGAACTGGCCGAAGACTTTCTCCAGCAACATCCGCTTCTACCAGTGGCAGCAAGGTGCCTCCAAGACGAGGCTCGTCCATGGCAGGGACTTCGACGGAGAGTTCAGCTCGGTTTGCTTGTTTGCCCACTGCGACGGCTTGGTGTTTCTCCCCACGGATACCATGGTCTACCTCTTCAACCCGGCCACGAGGGATGTTCTCACCCTGCCGGATAGTAGCCTTGACGCCACGTATGGGGACGTCAACCTCCATGTGGGGTTCGGTCGCGATCCTCGCACCGGCATGTACAAGGTAGTCCGGTCCTTCTTCCGTTCCATAACGGGCATCTACGACATGGGGATGGAGGTGTGTACCGTCGGCGGCAGCCCTGCTCTTGTTGGACAACGCCTATTTGATGCCGGTGGAGATACTCTAAGGACATGTACAATAAAAGATGCCTGA
- the LOC127332623 gene encoding putative F-box protein At1g47790 isoform X1 has protein sequence MTFEGGARHSLPSSSIPKSGVIKFQLTACDKMPCGGEGCRRPAMRSRGLNRGAKAPLVAAGGALTLSRCRHGEMVATIDSRAGINPCISLEERLLLCDTRKKEKKVQTTELPEELVFEILIRLPVKSLRRFKCVSKAWCTTISDPSFIRSHLQFSASRWEKHPSLLITPHTLDRVVQGENWPTTFSSNIRFYQWQQGASKVRLVHGRDFDGEFSSVCCFAHCDGLVIVPTDTKVYLFNPATRDVVTLPETSRDMMEGDVNLPVGFGRDPRTGMYKVVRSFFRSIDPETGIYDMGMEVCTIGSGSRAPCWREVAADQPYPVAGWITAQCINGGVYFVIDTSCLKPRPHGILRFSLADETFSVTRLPDELDPEEFESYNLDVMHGELCLIGRRVGLGHSEERPLTIWALVEDDGPRSLWEPRYTMYVTDLCHPIALIPSSSGCGVMVIWLTNKLYYYDLQSNELTVASELESLRFQRRRSRTFESAGKDAYFFNVIPYTESLVPLSADSNTIPSFPSI, from the exons ATGACCTTTGAGGGAGGTGCTCGTCACTCACTCCCTTCCTCGTCTATCCCCAAATCAGGTGTGATAAAATTTCAGCTAACAGCCTGCGATAAGATGCCCTGCGGCGGCGAGGGCTGCCGGCGACCAGCCATGAGATCTAGGGGCTTGAATCGTGGAGCCAAGGCTCCATTGGTTGCGGCCGGCGGAGCACTCACTCTTTCGCGATGCCGCCATGGGGAAATGGTGGCGACAATTGATAGTAGAGCCGGGATAAATCCCTGCATCAGTTTGGAAGAAAGGCTGCTCCTTTGTGAT accaggaagaaggagaagaaggtgCAGACTACGGAATTGCCAGAGGAGCTTGTCTTTGAGATCCTGATTCGACTGCCGGTCAAGTCTCTCCGGCGCTTCAAGTGCGTCAGCAAGGCCTGGTGCACGACGATATCTGACCCCTCCTTCATCCGCTCGCACCTCCAGTTCTCTGCCTCCAGATGGGAGAAGCACCCCTCATTGCTCATCACCCCGCATACGCTGGATCGTGTCGTCCAAGGTGAGAACTGGCCAACGACTTTCTCCAGCAACATCCGCTTCTACCAGTGGCAGCAAGGTGCCTCCAAGGTGAGGCTCGTTCATGGCAGAGACTTTGACGGAGAGTTCAGTTCAGTTTGCTGCTTTGCCCACTGCGACGGCTTGGTGATTGTGCCCACGGATACTAAGGTGTACCTCTTCAACCCGGCCACTAGGGATGTTGTCACGCTGCCAGAGACTAGCCGTGACATGATGGAGGGTGATGTCAACCTCCCTGTGGGGTTCGGGCGCGATCCTCGCACTGGCATGTACAAGGTAGTTCGGTCCTTCTTTCGTTCCATAGATCCTGAAACAGGCATCTACGACATGGGAATGGAGGTGTGTACCATTGGCAGTGGCAGCCGTGCTCCTTGTTGGAGGGAAGTGGCGGCGGATCAACCATATCCTGTCGCGGGGTGGATAACTGCCCAGTGTATCAATGGGGGTGTGTATTTTGTCATTGACACGAGCTGCCTCAAGCCGCGTCCACATGGCATTCTGCGCTTCAGCTTGGCAGATGAGACGTTCAGTGTCACCCGTTTGCCTGATGAATTGGACCCTGAAGAGTTTGAATCTTATAACTTGGATGTGATGCACGGGGAGTTATGTTTGATTGGCAGGCGTGTTGGGCTTGGGCACTCTGAGGAGCGTCCTCTCACGATCTGGGCGCTGGTAGAAGATGACGGGCCAAGGTCCCTATGGGAACCACGCTACACGATGTATGTCACGGACCTGTGCCATCCGATCGCCCTTATTCCAAGCAGCAGCGGCTGTGGCGTGATGGTGATATGGCTAACGAACAAACTGTATTACTACGATCTACAGTCAAACGAACTGACAGTCGCGTCTGAGTTGGAAAGCCTGAGATTCCAGCGTCGTAGGTCACGCACATTTGAGTCTGCTGGGAAGGATGCATACTTCTTCAACGTCATACCCTACACCGAAAGTCTCGTTCCACTTAGTGCAGACTCAAATACCATCCCTTCATTTCCATCTATCTAA
- the LOC127332623 gene encoding putative F-box protein At1g32420 isoform X2 encodes MKKEKKVQTTELPEELVFEILIRLPVKSLRRFKCVSKAWCTTISDPSFIRSHLQFSASRWEKHPSLLITPHTLDRVVQGENWPTTFSSNIRFYQWQQGASKVRLVHGRDFDGEFSSVCCFAHCDGLVIVPTDTKVYLFNPATRDVVTLPETSRDMMEGDVNLPVGFGRDPRTGMYKVVRSFFRSIDPETGIYDMGMEVCTIGSGSRAPCWREVAADQPYPVAGWITAQCINGGVYFVIDTSCLKPRPHGILRFSLADETFSVTRLPDELDPEEFESYNLDVMHGELCLIGRRVGLGHSEERPLTIWALVEDDGPRSLWEPRYTMYVTDLCHPIALIPSSSGCGVMVIWLTNKLYYYDLQSNELTVASELESLRFQRRRSRTFESAGKDAYFFNVIPYTESLVPLSADSNTIPSFPSI; translated from the exons AT gaagaaggagaagaaggtgCAGACTACGGAATTGCCAGAGGAGCTTGTCTTTGAGATCCTGATTCGACTGCCGGTCAAGTCTCTCCGGCGCTTCAAGTGCGTCAGCAAGGCCTGGTGCACGACGATATCTGACCCCTCCTTCATCCGCTCGCACCTCCAGTTCTCTGCCTCCAGATGGGAGAAGCACCCCTCATTGCTCATCACCCCGCATACGCTGGATCGTGTCGTCCAAGGTGAGAACTGGCCAACGACTTTCTCCAGCAACATCCGCTTCTACCAGTGGCAGCAAGGTGCCTCCAAGGTGAGGCTCGTTCATGGCAGAGACTTTGACGGAGAGTTCAGTTCAGTTTGCTGCTTTGCCCACTGCGACGGCTTGGTGATTGTGCCCACGGATACTAAGGTGTACCTCTTCAACCCGGCCACTAGGGATGTTGTCACGCTGCCAGAGACTAGCCGTGACATGATGGAGGGTGATGTCAACCTCCCTGTGGGGTTCGGGCGCGATCCTCGCACTGGCATGTACAAGGTAGTTCGGTCCTTCTTTCGTTCCATAGATCCTGAAACAGGCATCTACGACATGGGAATGGAGGTGTGTACCATTGGCAGTGGCAGCCGTGCTCCTTGTTGGAGGGAAGTGGCGGCGGATCAACCATATCCTGTCGCGGGGTGGATAACTGCCCAGTGTATCAATGGGGGTGTGTATTTTGTCATTGACACGAGCTGCCTCAAGCCGCGTCCACATGGCATTCTGCGCTTCAGCTTGGCAGATGAGACGTTCAGTGTCACCCGTTTGCCTGATGAATTGGACCCTGAAGAGTTTGAATCTTATAACTTGGATGTGATGCACGGGGAGTTATGTTTGATTGGCAGGCGTGTTGGGCTTGGGCACTCTGAGGAGCGTCCTCTCACGATCTGGGCGCTGGTAGAAGATGACGGGCCAAGGTCCCTATGGGAACCACGCTACACGATGTATGTCACGGACCTGTGCCATCCGATCGCCCTTATTCCAAGCAGCAGCGGCTGTGGCGTGATGGTGATATGGCTAACGAACAAACTGTATTACTACGATCTACAGTCAAACGAACTGACAGTCGCGTCTGAGTTGGAAAGCCTGAGATTCCAGCGTCGTAGGTCACGCACATTTGAGTCTGCTGGGAAGGATGCATACTTCTTCAACGTCATACCCTACACCGAAAGTCTCGTTCCACTTAGTGCAGACTCAAATACCATCCCTTCATTTCCATCTATCTAA